The genomic window GGATGGCCGCGCAGCAGCCCGGCCGGAACCGGCTGGCCGGGGATCAGCGGGACGTTCAGGAACTGGCTCATGGAGTCGGTGCAGCCCAGCACCGTGTGCGTGCGGCTGTCCAGGATGAGGGCCGCCAGCAGGTCGCCGGTCGCCACGGGCCAAGCCTGGGATTCCGGTGAGGGGGACATGGCTCAGTGTGAACCCATTTCCGTCACCTGTTTCTAATGTCTGACCGACATGAAGGCTTCAGTGAATGTTCATCCAGTGTCGGACGGGTGTCCACCCATCACTCCTGCCGCGCCAGCAGCGGCCTGATCTGCGCGCCGGGCGGACCGGCGCGCGTGTCATACTGCCCGAATCTAAACCCGGTTCAACGATTCGGAGGTGCCCGCATGACGCTCAGCCCCCCAGTTCCCCCCCGTGACGGCACGTATTACCGCGCCTGCAACCTCTGCGAAGCCATCTGCGGCCTGCAGATCACCGTGCAGGGCGGCCACGTCACGGACCTGCGCGGCGACCCCCTCGATCCCCTCTCCCACGGGCACATCTGCCCCAAGGGCAGCGCGCTGGTCGACCTGCACGCTGACCCGGACCGCCTGAAGACGCCGCTGCGCCGCGACGGCGACCGCTGGCACCCGATCTCCTGGGACGACGCGCTGGACCTCGTCGCCCGTCGCCTGCAGGACGTGCAGACCGCGCACGGCGCCGACAGCGTCGCCACCTTCCAGGGCAATCCCAGCGTCCACAACAGCGGCACCCTGCTGACCGCCGGGGCGTTCCTCAAGGCCCTGGGCACCCGCACCCGCTTCAGCGCCACCAGCACCGACCAGCTGCCGCACCACTACGCCGCCGCGGAGATGTTCGGGCACCCCCTGCTGCTGCCCATTCCCGACCTGGACCGCACCGACTTCCTGCTGATGCTGGGCGCCAACCCCCTGGCGAGTAACGGCAGCATCATGACCGCGCCCGGCATGCGCGACCGCCTGCGCGCCATCCGCGACCGCGGCGGACGCGTCGTGCTGCTCGACCCGCGCCGCACCGAGAGCGCCGCGCACGCCACGGACTACCACCCCATCCGGCCCGGCACCGACGCCCTGTTCCTGCTGGCCCTGCTGAACGTGATCCTCAGTGAAGGCCTGGCCCGGCCCGGCCGCCTCGCCGACCTCACCGACGGGCTGGACGACCTGCCCGCTGCCGCCGCCCCCTACACCCCGGAAGCGACCGAGGCCGCCACCGGCGTCCCCGCCGCCACCACCCGCGACCTCGCCCGCGCGTTCGCCCACGCCCCCCGCGCCGCGGCATACGGCCGGATCGGGCTGAGCGTCCAGGCGTTCGGCGGCCTGTGCCAGTGGCTGCTGAACACCCTGAACCTCGTGACCGGCAACCTCGACCGGGAAGGCGGCGTGATGTTCCCCCGCCCGGCCTTCGACCTGCTGACCGGCGCCCGGGCCGGGCAGGTGCACCACGGCCGCTTCCACTCCCGCGTGCGTCACCTGCCGGAATTCGACGGTGAACTGCCCAACGCGGCCCTGGCCGAGGAGATCCTCACGCCCGGCCCCGGCCAGATCCGCGCGCTGGTCACCGTCGCCGGCAACCCGGTCCTGAGCACTCCAGGCGGCGCCGACCTCGACCGCGCCCTGGCGGACCTGGACTTCATGGTCAGCATCGACCCGTACCTGAACGAGACCACCCGCCACGCGCACGTGATCCTGCCGCCCGCCACCGGCCTGGAAGTCGAGCACTACGACGTGATCTTCCATCACTTCGCGGTGCGGACCACCACCCGGCTGAACGCCCCGGTGTTCCCCATCTCGGCCGACCAGCGCTTCGATCATCAGATCTTCGCGGGCCTCACCGAACGCCTCAGCGGCAAACGACTCGCCACGCCCGGCGACCGCCTGAATGTCGGCCTGCGGCACGGCCCGCACCAGCTGACCCTCGACGAGGTCCGCGCCCACCCGCACGGCCTGGACCTGGGCCCCATGACCCCGGTGTTCCCCGAGCGGCTGCTGACCGCCGACCGCCGCATCCAGGCGCTGCCCGGCCCCATGCGCCGCGACCTGACCCGCCTGCACGCCACCCTCGGCGCGCCGGTGCCGCCCCTGGTGCTGATCGGGCGCCGG from Deinococcus sedimenti includes these protein-coding regions:
- a CDS encoding molybdopterin-dependent oxidoreductase, which codes for MTLSPPVPPRDGTYYRACNLCEAICGLQITVQGGHVTDLRGDPLDPLSHGHICPKGSALVDLHADPDRLKTPLRRDGDRWHPISWDDALDLVARRLQDVQTAHGADSVATFQGNPSVHNSGTLLTAGAFLKALGTRTRFSATSTDQLPHHYAAAEMFGHPLLLPIPDLDRTDFLLMLGANPLASNGSIMTAPGMRDRLRAIRDRGGRVVLLDPRRTESAAHATDYHPIRPGTDALFLLALLNVILSEGLARPGRLADLTDGLDDLPAAAAPYTPEATEAATGVPAATTRDLARAFAHAPRAAAYGRIGLSVQAFGGLCQWLLNTLNLVTGNLDREGGVMFPRPAFDLLTGARAGQVHHGRFHSRVRHLPEFDGELPNAALAEEILTPGPGQIRALVTVAGNPVLSTPGGADLDRALADLDFMVSIDPYLNETTRHAHVILPPATGLEVEHYDVIFHHFAVRTTTRLNAPVFPISADQRFDHQIFAGLTERLSGKRLATPGDRLNVGLRHGPHQLTLDEVRAHPHGLDLGPMTPVFPERLLTADRRIQALPGPMRRDLTRLHATLGAPVPPLVLIGRRQLRSNNSWMHNAPRLMRGPDRCTLHLNPADAPGLRSGQLVRVTSRVGSVTVPVDVTTDVMPGVASLPHGFGHARPGVQLSVAQAHPGVSLNDLTDPLLLDELTGNAALNGTPIRIEAVPEPAPLPA